AGGTAATTTTCTGGGAATATTAAGAAGGGGCTTAATGTTATGTTAATCGAAATTGAAAAATAAGCAACCCTAACAGTAAAACAAAGGAGAAAAACAATGAATACTTCACGCCGAGAATTTTTATTAGCAAGCAGTTCTTTAATAACAGCAAGTTCAATTATTGGAGCACCTGTATTTGCTCAAACGGAAAATGGAAGTAAGGAACATAAACTTCCGGAATTACCGTATGCGTATGATGCTCTTGAACCTTATATAGACGCACGAACTATGGAGTTGCATCATTCCAAGCATCATGCGGCTTATGTAAAGGGGCTGAATACAGCGGAAAAGGCTCTTGAAGAGGCACGATTAAAAAATGATTTTGCTTTGGTTCAGCATTGGTCGAAGCAAGCCGCATTTCATGGTGGAGGACATTTTTTGCATAGTATGTTCTGGAAGGTTATGGCTCCCCCAAACAATGGTGGAGGAGGAAAACCTTCTGGTGAATTATTGGAACTGATAGAGAGGGATTTTGGTTCTTTTGATGCCTTTCAAAATCATTTTACGGCTGCGGCAAATGCTGTAGAAGGAGGAGGCTGGGCTCTGTTACATTATCGTCCAGCGGATGGGAAATTAATTGTTCTTCAGGCAGAAAACCAGCATAAATTATCACCTTGGGGCGTGTTTCCGGTATTGGGTATTGATGTATGGGAACATGCATATTATCTGAAATATCAAAATAATCGTGGTGAATATGTGAAGGCTTGGTGGAATGTTGTAAATTGGGAACAGGTAGCGAAGAATATAAAAGCGTTAAAAGGTATTGCTTTATAAAGAGCGGTGAAACTGATATATAGAATAAGCCCACTCACGAATGAGTGGGCTTATTTATTAATAAGGACTAAAATATTTCAATCGGATTTGTATACACCCAGGGAACCCATTTTTTGTTCAAATATAGTTGTGCTTCAACGCGATATTTTCCCTGCTCTGTGGGTTTCCATTCAAAATCTCTACCTTCGTGTTCTTGAACAGCAATTCCATGACGATAGATAATAAATTTGCATGGATAGGGAGAAGCCATTTTTAAGGATAGGTTGGGAGTTAAGGGAATTCTTTCTCCACAAATTGCTTTTACATTTCCATCATCTGCAAAGAAAACGAAGCCTGTTGTTTCGGCAAGCATTTCAAAGCCAACAAAGACGCGACCTTCTTTTAAGGATTCCAGAATAGATTGTTCTGATAAATCATGAGCAAGAACATGGGTAGCGACATAACGAACCATAGTTGGATAAGGGTCTAATTGGACATGAAATACTGTTTTCCCTGGTTCCAGTTTTCCAAAAAGCAACCGCAATAAGAGACGGGAAAAGAGGTTTAATTTGTATTCGCCTATTTTATGTGGGCTGGTATCTTCGATATATAAAGTTCCTTGTGGAGTTATTTTCCCGACAAAGCCAGTATTTTGATGACAATCGTTTCCTGCGATTCCAACAATTTTCCGACTTATATTCATTTCGTCCCATCTTTTTATAACTTCTGTCAATGGGCTAAAAATACTTCTTAAAAGTTGCTCATGATATTTATTCAGATTAAGAATGATATTTGGAGCCAATTTGTAAAGGATAAATTTTTTATCGAGGCTTTTGAAATTGGTGTGAATATTATAGATTTCCATGCCGTTAAGTTCAGGTAATTGCCATTCTCGGGGTTCTTCGGAATGAGCAAAGAATAATAGACCTCCTTTTTCATGGATTTCTTTTGCAAGACTTTCCGGGTCTTTTTTGCAATCCAGGACAGTGTCCGTAGGTAGTCCCCAAGGCATAAATCCGTAATTCATTTCATAGCCCGGTATAAAAATGACACCATCGTGTTCCCCACGCCATTGTTTGGAATAGTCGGCTTTCCCTTCATCGCAGTGGTCAGACATACAAATGAATTGCCGCTTCTCCTGTTTTAACGCTCGCAAAATTTCTTCAAAAGGGACCTGACTGTCGTGGGATAATTCGGAGTGGCTATGACAAACGCCGGCGTAATCATTCCAGCCATCGTCATAGACAGGGGGTTGGTATTGGCTTCGGAGTTCTTCCCAGGCTTGTTTTTCACGGGGAAATTCTACATAGCGGTTATAGATTGCGTTACGGAACAGAAACAGGAAAGCAATTAAAATCAGGACAATAAGGATTGATATACTATATAATGTCCATTTTAATGTCCGTTTTAAGATAGAGGATGTCATGGTAAAATCCTTTACTTGGAAGGTTTGATATTAATAATAAGAAAATAAGTGAAAGAATGAGGTAAAGTATAACATAAAAGAAGAGTAAAATTATAGGAGATTACAATGAAACATAAAGGTCCTTATATATATGAGTATCCACATCCTGCTGTAACTGTGGATGCGGTTGTGTTCAGGAAGATAAGTAGAGATTGGGAGGTTCTATTAATAAAACGCATGAATGCTCCTTTTGAAGGGTATTGGGCTTTACCGGGTGGATTTATTGATGAGCATGAAACATTGGAGCAGGCAGTAGAACGGGAACTTTTTGAAGAAACTTCGTTAAAGGGGGTTAAATTACAACAATTGAAGGCATTTAGTAATCCATACAGGGACCCTCGAGGAAGAACAATTGGTGTGGCTTTTGTTGGGGTATTAAAAAATATGGATGCGGAAGTTCGTGCCAATGATGATGCAAAGGAAGTTCAATGGTTTTCAATAGATAATCTTCCGGAATTAGCATTTGACCATGCAGAGATAATGGATTGTGCTATTGAATGGTTAGAAAAGTATGTAAGTGAAAAATAATTTTTATTTATAGGGAAGTATATGCAAAAGTTTGAATTGGAACCGTGGTTTGAAAGAAGAAATCTTGCATTGTTAACTGATTTGTATCAATTAACAATGATGGCAGGCTATTTTAAGGAAGGGCGAGGAGAAATTCCTGTTACTTTCGATTATTTTTTTCGTAGTTTACCACCGCATTCGGGTTTTGCTATTTTTGCAGGATTAGAGTCGTTTCTACTTTACTTAAAAAATTTACATTTTACGGAGGATGACATTAATTATTTGAGAAGTTTAAAGATATTTGATGATGATTTTTTGGCATTTCTTAAAGATTTTAAGATACATTTAAAAGTAAAGGCGGTGCTGGAAGGGACTTTAATTTTTCCATTTGAGCCTGTGGTGCAGATAGAAGGACCTTTATTGGAAGCCCAGTTAGTAGAGACGGCATTACTTAATATGTTGAATTATCAGACATTGATAGCGAGTAAGTCGGCGCGGGTGTGTTTAGCTGCGGAACCAGACCCGGTAATAGAATTTGGTCTTCGCCGAGCCCATGGACCGGATGGTGGAACAAGTGCCTCGCGTGCCGCATATATTGGTGGTTGTATGGCGACATCCAATGTAATGGCAGGTAAGGTGTATGGCATACCTGTAACAGGAACCCATGCTCATAGCTGGGTTATGAGTTATCAGAGCGAACTGGAGGCGTTTCGTGCTTTTGCAAGACTTTATCCTCAACGATGTGTTTTGTTAGTTGATACCTATGACCCGATAAAAAGTGGAATTCCTAATGCGGTTCAGGTGTTCAAAGAGATGAGAGAAGAGGGAATAGATGTGAAGCCCGCTATCCGTATTGATTCGGGAGACCTGGCTCGTATCAGTAAAGTAGCATATCGGATGATGAGAGAAGCAGGATTCGAGAATCCCATGATTATAGGGTCAAATGATTTGAA
This region of Candidatus Hydrogenedens sp. genomic DNA includes:
- a CDS encoding superoxide dismutase, whose product is MNTSRREFLLASSSLITASSIIGAPVFAQTENGSKEHKLPELPYAYDALEPYIDARTMELHHSKHHAAYVKGLNTAEKALEEARLKNDFALVQHWSKQAAFHGGGHFLHSMFWKVMAPPNNGGGGKPSGELLELIERDFGSFDAFQNHFTAAANAVEGGGWALLHYRPADGKLIVLQAENQHKLSPWGVFPVLGIDVWEHAYYLKYQNNRGEYVKAWWNVVNWEQVAKNIKALKGIAL
- a CDS encoding NUDIX hydrolase encodes the protein MKHKGPYIYEYPHPAVTVDAVVFRKISRDWEVLLIKRMNAPFEGYWALPGGFIDEHETLEQAVERELFEETSLKGVKLQQLKAFSNPYRDPRGRTIGVAFVGVLKNMDAEVRANDDAKEVQWFSIDNLPELAFDHAEIMDCAIEWLEKYVSEK
- a CDS encoding nicotinate phosphoribosyltransferase, with protein sequence MQKFELEPWFERRNLALLTDLYQLTMMAGYFKEGRGEIPVTFDYFFRSLPPHSGFAIFAGLESFLLYLKNLHFTEDDINYLRSLKIFDDDFLAFLKDFKIHLKVKAVLEGTLIFPFEPVVQIEGPLLEAQLVETALLNMLNYQTLIASKSARVCLAAEPDPVIEFGLRRAHGPDGGTSASRAAYIGGCMATSNVMAGKVYGIPVTGTHAHSWVMSYQSELEAFRAFARLYPQRCVLLVDTYDPIKSGIPNAVQVFKEMREEGIDVKPAIRIDSGDLARISKVAYRMMREAGFENPMIIGSNDLNEDLIADLKRQGAKINAWGVGTHLITSYDCPALNGVYKLVAVYRDGGWESRIKITGNIEKSTDPGRKVPVRYYTEGGNLLGDVMYLEGEEYPEKGSIPTRSRLFPHIPQKLEGAGYAKPLLKEVFSDGEIKIPLETVQDIRERVREQVFSLSEEYKRLRNPEVYRIFLSPRLGELKNQIWQNPEAGIVFH